One Hyphomonadaceae bacterium BL14 genomic window, GCCAGCGGGCTCGGTCGCCTTCACGGCCATGACCGGCGCCGGGGAGGGCCAGGCGATCGAGATCAGACATGAAAACATGCGCTTCTCCTCGAACATCACTCACGATAACGGCCTGATTAAGCTCAGGGCGACATGGGACTTCCTTAGCTTCTACGGGTGGGGGCCGGCGCACTTGGTAGCCGGAAGAAACGGAACCAATACCCAAAGGGCGGCGTTTATCGCTGACCGGCTCGATCAATCGATCATCGAAGTGGGCAAGGGCTTGTCTCGTCTCGGGACCGTGTCCAAGCGGCTGGAAATCCAGAACACATTCGCCGGCAAGCTGTCGGATGCTATGGAAACGGGCATCGGCAATCTCGTCGACGCGGACATGGCCAGGGAGTCGGCCAGGCTTCAGGCGCTGCAGGTCAAGCAGCAGCTGGGGCTCCAGGCGCTCTCCATCGCCAATGCGGCGCCCGGTGCCATACTCGGCCTGTTCGACCCGCCGCGCAGCGCGCGGGCATGATCGTGCCGCGGCGCGTCGCGCGGAAGCGATCAGGCCGCGAGGCGCTTCATGAAGGTCAGACATTCACCGCTGTGAAGGCTGAGCGGCTGATTGACACAGCACCCGAGGCTGATGCGGCATGAAACAGTCGCGCGCGATGTCCATGATCGAGGCGCTGGCCAATGTCGCCGTTGGTTGTGGCGTGGCCGTGCTTACCCAGATCGCGGTATTCCCGCTGTTCGGGCTCTCGGTCACGCTGACCCAGAACCAGAACCTGATGATGGTCGGGCTGTTCACGCTGGTGAGCTTCATTCGCTCATACGCCCTGCGCGGGGTGTTCGAGCGCTTCAGGGCGACAGGTCGCTGCGGCGGCCATGGCGTACATGCAGGACCTGCACAGCCTCCTGAGTAACAACATAATAGATGCGCCAGCGTGTGGCGTGTCCGTAGAGTGCGCGCCTTATCGTCTGGTCGAATGCCTGCGATTCCGGTGCGACAGGATGAGCCTCGGGCATGTGACCCAGGGCGAGTATCATTTCCCGGATGCCGCTGAGCCATGCGTCGGCGGCCCGCGGGTTGCGTTCGCGCAGCCAGACCCAGGATGCTGTCAGGTCGTCAGCAGCGTTCGGTGTGATGATGACGGGCAGCGCCACAGTCAGCGTGTTCGCGCCAGACCATCAAAAAAGCCAGCCGCCTCGACGCCCTCACCGGCGCGCGCCTGCGTCAGGCCCTTGCGGATCCCCGCGACGGTTTCGGCGTAGTCGAGCTGATCTTGCATGTCCTGCCAGGCGGCGGCGTCCATGACGACAACCGAAGGCTTGCCATTCACGGTCAGGATCTGAGGCCGGCCGGTTTTCTTGATCTCGGCGATCATGCGCGCGGAGTCCCTCTTGAACTGCGTCAAAGGGGTGATGTCCTTGGTGATGTTCATACGCAAGCTCCCGACGCGCACCGAATTAGGTGCTAACGTAATGCCATATTCAATGCGCGTCGAGAGGTCCCTACGTCAGGCGATGTGATAGCAGCGCCCGCGCCCCTCGACCTTCTGCGACGTGATCGTCAGGCCGAGCTTCTTCCTCAGCGCGCCAGACATCGCCCCGCGCACGGTGTGCGACTGCCATCCGGTGGCCGCGGTGATCTCCTCAATGGTTGCGCCCTCCGGCGCGCGCAGCATGGCGATCAGCGTGGCCTGCTTGGTGCCCTCGCGCGGCGTGCGCGCTTTGGGCGCGGGGTCAGGTTCGGTCGGCGCGCCCGTCGTCGCCTCTGGCTCGATGCCGATGGCGCCAAGGCCTGCGTTGGTGGCGACCAGCGTGACGCCATGCCCGTCGCCGGTCTTGCGCCAGACGGGATCGTTCTTGTGCATGTCGGCATCGACCTCTTCGAGGAGGCCCTTGGCGAGCATCGCGCCGACCACCCTGGCGGCCGCTCCGCCGCGCAGGGTCTCGGGCAGCGGCAGGGCGATGCGCGCTTCACGCTCCGCGGCGGCCGTGAGGATCAGGGCCTGAATGTTGGAAAGCTGGGTCATGGGTCGTCTCCGTGATCGGGGCGCGCGGGATGTGCGCCTCTTCTACGACCCCAAGCCCGCCATGGCGGGCGAGAGGCGTGAGACGTGGGCGTTCAGGCGTGCGCCATCAGGACCGGCATGACGCACCCGGCGATCTGGCGCGCATCACGCAGGCCCCACGGTGTAGCTGTGTGCCCCGTCAGCGCGCTTCAGGCGGTTGGCTTGGTGCATGGCTTCCAGCGGCGTCAGATGCCCGCTGATCAGTTGCTCTTTCTGAGGGGTGGCGCCGCGTGTCAGGCGGTCGCAGCGATAGACCGCCCAAGGCATGTTCGTTCGCGCGCTCATGATGCGCCCGCGTGTGCGGCGGCGATGGCCAGCGCCATGTCGAGGCTTGGCGCGGTCATGGGATCACCGCTGAGCGTGCATCCATAGACCCAGAAGGTCTCACCCCATGGCTCAAGGCTGCGCCAGATCTCGATGCGGTCATGGGCGAACACCCGGCTCATGGGGCGCACTCGCCTTCGCTGAACGCCGCGTCGGTGACGCGCGTCAGGAGCTCGGCGTAGTGCGCGAGGGTTCCCACATGGCCCCAGTTGATCTCGTCGGGGCTGGCGTTGAAGTGCTCGTCGCTCAGGCTTGCGAGCCGGGCGAGCATGGCGTCGATCTCGGCCTTTCTGGCGATGAAGGCGTCGATGGCTCTGGGCGTGTCATGGGTCTGGGTCATGGCGGTCTCCCGTGTGTGCTGGTGACCCCATACAGGCTCTGTCCGCGCGGCTTATCAACTCAATAAGCACCTGTTCTGGAACAATAATCGGAGCGCGCCATGCAGGGGATGAGCGAGCGCCAGTACGCCGCCCATGCGGGGCTTTCGCGCGGCGCGATCCAGAAGGCCAAGGCCGCCGGGCGGCTGGTGTTGTTGCCCGACGGCTCCATCGACGCGCCGGCCAGTGATGTGCGCCGCG contains:
- a CDS encoding type II toxin-antitoxin system Phd/YefM family antitoxin, with translation MNITKDITPLTQFKRDSARMIAEIKKTGRPQILTVNGKPSVVVMDAAAWQDMQDQLDYAETVAGIRKGLTQARAGEGVEAAGFFDGLARTR
- a CDS encoding DUF3489 domain-containing protein, whose product is MTQLSNIQALILTAAAEREARIALPLPETLRGGAAARVVGAMLAKGLLEEVDADMHKNDPVWRKTGDGHGVTLVATNAGLGAIGIEPEATTGAPTEPDPAPKARTPREGTKQATLIAMLRAPEGATIEEITAATGWQSHTVRGAMSGALRKKLGLTITSQKVEGRGRCYHIA